A genomic region of Exiguobacterium sp. Helios contains the following coding sequences:
- a CDS encoding alpha/beta hydrolase, whose amino-acid sequence MNLLTDSTLPIRIFPAQRKDYRKIICLYHGWGSSVTKYEEFARMLSEQGFTVIVPELHLHDCRNALGAYFDQGIVERHFWEVVFQSIEESSTLVQQLNVPREDIIWLGVSMGGFIASGAAAKHDGSAGVININGSGSFLFSEQLFRSRDKRDDLTAEEERHLRAYDPVLQEQSTPTLFVHGQRDAVIPIETQEHYVRQVGEIHHDLTFLKHPSINHTVSDQMIADIFIWLNDRF is encoded by the coding sequence ATGAACCTGTTAACTGATTCAACTTTGCCAATTCGCATATTTCCAGCTCAGCGTAAGGATTACCGCAAAATCATTTGTTTGTACCACGGCTGGGGATCGAGCGTGACAAAATATGAAGAATTCGCACGGATGCTCTCGGAACAAGGATTTACGGTCATTGTGCCGGAACTCCACCTGCATGACTGCCGCAATGCGCTAGGTGCGTATTTTGATCAAGGAATAGTCGAACGTCACTTTTGGGAAGTCGTGTTTCAAAGCATCGAGGAATCGAGCACACTCGTTCAGCAGCTGAACGTTCCAAGAGAGGACATTATTTGGCTTGGTGTCTCGATGGGAGGATTTATAGCCAGCGGTGCTGCTGCTAAACATGACGGTAGCGCAGGGGTGATTAACATCAACGGGTCCGGCTCCTTCCTCTTTTCGGAACAGCTTTTCCGAAGCCGTGACAAAAGAGACGATTTAACGGCGGAAGAAGAACGACACTTGCGGGCGTATGATCCTGTCCTGCAAGAACAGTCTACACCAACGTTATTCGTACATGGACAACGCGATGCGGTCATTCCGATTGAAACGCAGGAGCATTATGTACGACAAGTGGGCGAAATCCATCACGATTTAACGTTTCTGAAACATCCGTCGATCAACCATACCGTGTCGGATCAGATGATAGCGGACATCTTCATTTGGTTGAATGATCGTTTTTAA
- a CDS encoding DUF2200 domain-containing protein gives MTKHRLYTTAFSSVYPLYVTKAERKGRTKQEVDTIICWLTGYSEQQLATLTADKTTFEAFFADAPQMQERRLLIKGVVCGVRVEDVEDPLMREIRYLDKLIDELAKGKAFEKILR, from the coding sequence ATGACGAAACACCGTTTGTATACGACAGCGTTTTCGAGTGTCTATCCGCTTTACGTGACAAAAGCTGAACGCAAGGGTCGGACGAAACAGGAAGTCGATACGATCATCTGCTGGCTGACCGGTTACTCGGAACAACAACTTGCAACGCTGACAGCAGATAAGACGACATTCGAAGCATTTTTTGCGGATGCCCCACAGATGCAGGAACGTCGATTGTTAATCAAAGGTGTCGTCTGCGGCGTCCGCGTCGAAGACGTCGAGGATCCGTTGATGCGGGAAATCCGCTATCTCGACAAGTTGATTGATGAACTGGCAAAAGGAAAAGCGTTCGAGAAAATCTTACGGTAA